In the genome of Nocardioides seonyuensis, one region contains:
- a CDS encoding helicase HerA-like domain-containing protein — translation MTDSIAAAVAPGYEFEGAALELGGLMLDATELADVGIRIPLAMLNRHGLVAGATGTGKTKTLQLLAEQLSAQGVPVFAADIKGDLSGLSVPGEEGAKITERAASVGQTWTATGYPTEFFAIGGEGVGTPVRVTMSAFGPTLLSKVLGLNETQESSLELVFYYCDQNGLPLLDLADLRAVLQYLTGDESGKAELKTIGGLSSQTAGVILRELVGFEAQGAGVFFGEPEFETKDFLRTTEDGAGVISLLELPNLQDRPALFSTFLMWLLADLFHDLPEEGDLDKPKLVFFFDEAHLLFRDASKGFLDQIAQTVRLIRSKGVGVFFVTQSPTDVPDEVLAQLGSRVQHQLRAHTPNDAKALKATVDTYPHSAYDDLGEVITSLGIGEAVVTVMNERGAPTPVAWTRLRAPQSLMDPAPAADMEAAVQASPLHAKYAEAIDRDSAREHLARKLEEGARKAAEDALVKEMAREQKNDRVRDKSAEKVRKEDDGMLETVVKSPAFKDFMRTAAREIARGMFKSGRR, via the coding sequence ATGACCGACTCGATCGCCGCAGCCGTCGCCCCGGGTTACGAGTTCGAGGGGGCGGCCCTCGAGCTGGGCGGGCTGATGCTCGACGCCACCGAGCTCGCCGACGTCGGCATCCGCATCCCGCTCGCCATGCTCAACCGGCACGGGCTGGTCGCCGGTGCCACGGGAACCGGCAAGACCAAGACCCTGCAGCTCCTGGCAGAGCAGCTCAGCGCCCAGGGGGTGCCGGTCTTCGCAGCCGACATCAAGGGCGACCTCTCGGGCCTCTCCGTGCCCGGCGAGGAGGGTGCGAAGATCACCGAGCGGGCCGCGAGCGTGGGCCAGACGTGGACCGCGACCGGCTACCCGACCGAGTTCTTCGCCATCGGCGGCGAGGGCGTCGGGACGCCCGTGCGCGTCACGATGAGTGCCTTCGGCCCCACGCTCCTGTCCAAGGTCCTCGGGCTGAACGAGACCCAGGAGTCCTCCCTCGAGCTGGTCTTCTACTACTGCGACCAGAACGGCCTCCCGCTGCTCGACCTCGCCGACCTGCGCGCGGTCCTCCAGTACCTCACCGGCGACGAGTCCGGGAAGGCCGAGCTCAAGACCATCGGCGGCCTCTCCTCCCAGACCGCGGGAGTCATCCTGCGCGAGCTGGTGGGCTTCGAGGCCCAGGGCGCGGGGGTCTTCTTCGGTGAGCCGGAGTTCGAGACCAAGGACTTCCTCCGGACGACCGAGGACGGTGCGGGCGTCATCAGCCTGCTGGAGCTGCCCAACCTCCAGGACCGCCCCGCGTTGTTCTCCACGTTCCTGATGTGGCTGCTCGCCGACCTGTTCCACGACCTGCCCGAGGAAGGCGACCTCGACAAGCCCAAGCTGGTCTTCTTCTTCGACGAGGCACACCTGCTCTTCCGCGACGCCTCGAAGGGTTTCCTCGACCAGATCGCCCAGACCGTGCGGCTGATCCGCTCCAAGGGCGTCGGGGTCTTCTTCGTGACCCAGTCACCGACCGACGTCCCCGACGAGGTTCTCGCCCAGCTCGGGTCTCGCGTCCAGCACCAGCTCCGCGCCCACACCCCCAACGACGCCAAGGCGCTGAAGGCCACCGTCGACACCTACCCCCACAGCGCGTACGACGACCTCGGCGAGGTCATCACGTCCCTCGGCATCGGCGAGGCGGTCGTGACGGTGATGAACGAACGCGGAGCACCCACCCCGGTGGCCTGGACCCGCCTTCGCGCGCCGCAGTCGTTGATGGACCCCGCGCCCGCCGCCGACATGGAGGCTGCTGTGCAGGCCTCGCCGCTCCACGCGAAGTACGCGGAGGCCATCGACCGCGACTCGGCCCGCGAGCATCTCGCCCGCAAGCTCGAGGAGGGCGCCCGCAAGGCCGCAGAGGACGCCCTGGTCAAGGAGATGGCGCGCGAGCAGAAGAACGACCGTGTCCGTGACAAATCCGCCGAGAAGGTGCGCAAGGAGGACGACGGCATGCTCGAGACCGTCGTGAAGTCCCCTGCGTTCAAGGACTTCATGCGCACGGCGGCCCGCGAGATCGCCCGGGGGATGTTCAAGTCGGGGCGCCGCTAG
- a CDS encoding type II toxin-antitoxin system VapB family antitoxin — protein MIFKRVGVGRPYPDHGLKARDWADIPPRQVRLGDLVTTKDTLQLDALLDEDSTFYGDLFAHVVEWRGDLYLEDGLHRALRAALHQRSVLHARVHKVAGT, from the coding sequence GTGATCTTCAAGCGCGTGGGCGTGGGCCGTCCCTACCCCGACCACGGACTGAAGGCGCGTGACTGGGCGGACATCCCGCCCCGGCAGGTGCGCCTGGGTGACCTGGTGACGACCAAGGACACCCTCCAGCTCGACGCGCTGCTCGACGAGGACTCCACGTTCTACGGGGACCTGTTCGCGCACGTCGTGGAGTGGCGCGGCGACCTCTACCTCGAGGACGGGCTCCACCGGGCGCTGCGCGCCGCACTCCACCAGCGCAGCGTGCTGCACGCCCGGGTGCACAAGGTGGCGGGCACGTGA
- a CDS encoding LytR C-terminal domain-containing protein — translation MSAGARTAATLAGLLALVMVAALWGWSAATKPFPANETPPDCVDTQVAAGEQVFRDQVVVSVYNGSQRSRLAAETMALLTQRGFVAGDSGNAPERTAKTQILSPDPANPAVALVKAQFKGAEVVLANGLGPGVTVVVGEKFKALRKKKVESVVAEDAAAFCAAPGADSPQSG, via the coding sequence GTGAGCGCCGGCGCCCGTACCGCAGCGACCCTGGCCGGGCTGCTGGCCCTGGTGATGGTGGCCGCCCTGTGGGGTTGGTCCGCCGCCACCAAGCCCTTCCCCGCGAACGAGACACCGCCCGACTGCGTCGACACCCAGGTCGCGGCCGGCGAGCAGGTCTTCCGCGACCAGGTGGTCGTGAGCGTCTACAACGGCAGCCAGCGCTCTCGGCTCGCCGCCGAGACGATGGCGCTGCTGACCCAGAGGGGCTTCGTCGCAGGTGACTCCGGCAACGCTCCGGAGCGGACCGCAAAGACCCAGATCCTCTCCCCTGACCCGGCGAACCCTGCGGTCGCGCTGGTCAAGGCACAGTTCAAGGGCGCCGAGGTCGTGCTCGCCAACGGCCTCGGGCCGGGGGTCACCGTCGTGGTCGGCGAGAAGTTCAAGGCCCTGCGCAAGAAGAAGGTCGAGTCGGTGGTGGCCGAGGACGCCGCTGCCTTCTGCGCCGCTCCGGGCGCCGACAGCCCTCAGTCCGGCTGA
- a CDS encoding potassium/proton antiporter — protein sequence MSFDVHQLDVFLLVGSLVLIGAILSARLALGAGLPSLLIFLLIGLLLGEAGPLAINFDDAQLAHALGFGALALILAEGGLTTEWHEMRPTLRLGVALSTVGVAISVAIVAVGTHYLLGLPWPLAILLGAICSPTDAAAVFSVLRTVPLPRRLTSSLETESGLNDAPTVVLVTVISSGAFEEDGVLGVASLILYELAAGVVLGAVIGVAGAWVMRRIALPASGLYPIAVLSLSFVAYGASAAVHASGFAAIYVAALILGNSELPHRVATRSFAEGIAWLAQIGLFVMLGLLMPVDRIQSIEITFAVVTGLLLTFVARPVSVWVSSRVQPMPVRELAFISWAGLRGAVPIVLATIPLAADVEGAYRVFDIVFVMVVIYTVVTGPTLPWVARLLGVSRPAEPRYLEVEAAPLERVAADLLQVAIAPGSRMHGVEVGELRLPHGASVSLVIRGGEALVPERRTVLRHGDDLVVVTPRKSREQTEERLRRVSTTGRLAHWLDGVAPQPD from the coding sequence GTGAGCTTTGACGTCCATCAGCTAGATGTCTTCCTGCTGGTCGGCTCGTTGGTGCTCATCGGTGCGATCCTCTCAGCCCGGCTGGCGCTCGGCGCAGGCCTTCCCTCGCTGCTGATCTTCCTCCTCATCGGGCTCCTCCTCGGTGAGGCAGGTCCGTTGGCGATCAACTTCGACGATGCCCAGCTCGCCCACGCCCTGGGGTTCGGTGCGCTCGCGCTCATCCTGGCCGAAGGTGGTCTCACCACCGAGTGGCACGAGATGAGACCGACGCTGCGGCTGGGCGTCGCGCTCTCGACCGTCGGTGTCGCGATCTCGGTGGCCATCGTGGCGGTCGGGACGCACTACCTCCTCGGCCTGCCCTGGCCGCTGGCGATCCTCCTGGGCGCCATCTGCTCACCCACCGACGCGGCGGCCGTCTTCTCCGTGCTGCGCACGGTGCCCCTGCCGCGGCGACTCACCAGCTCCCTGGAGACCGAGTCCGGCCTCAACGACGCCCCCACCGTGGTGCTCGTGACGGTCATCTCCTCGGGCGCGTTCGAGGAGGACGGCGTGCTCGGGGTCGCCTCGCTGATCCTCTACGAGCTGGCGGCCGGCGTGGTGCTGGGCGCCGTCATCGGCGTCGCCGGTGCCTGGGTCATGCGACGCATCGCCCTGCCCGCCTCAGGCCTCTATCCCATCGCCGTGCTCTCACTGTCCTTCGTGGCCTACGGCGCGTCCGCCGCCGTGCACGCTTCGGGGTTCGCCGCGATCTACGTCGCCGCACTGATCCTCGGCAACAGCGAGCTGCCCCACCGGGTCGCCACCCGGTCGTTCGCCGAGGGCATCGCCTGGCTCGCCCAGATCGGGCTGTTCGTGATGCTGGGCCTGCTGATGCCGGTGGACCGCATCCAGTCGATCGAGATCACCTTCGCCGTGGTCACCGGGCTGCTGCTCACCTTCGTGGCCCGTCCCGTGTCGGTCTGGGTGAGCAGCAGGGTCCAGCCCATGCCCGTCCGAGAGCTGGCGTTCATCTCGTGGGCGGGACTGCGCGGAGCCGTGCCGATCGTCCTCGCGACGATCCCCCTCGCAGCCGACGTGGAGGGCGCCTACCGCGTCTTCGACATCGTGTTCGTGATGGTCGTGATCTACACCGTCGTCACGGGCCCGACCCTCCCGTGGGTGGCGCGGCTGCTGGGCGTCTCGCGACCCGCTGAGCCTCGCTACCTGGAGGTGGAGGCTGCACCTCTCGAGCGGGTGGCGGCAGACCTCCTGCAGGTCGCCATCGCGCCTGGCTCGCGGATGCACGGCGTCGAGGTGGGCGAGCTGAGGCTTCCCCACGGGGCATCGGTCTCACTGGTCATCCGAGGCGGCGAGGCACTGGTGCCCGAGCGCCGCACTGTCCTGCGCCACGGGGACGACCTGGTCGTGGTGACTCCGCGGAAGTCTCGCGAGCAGACCGAGGAGCGCCTGCGACGCGTCTCCACCACGGGGCGCCTGGCCCACTGGCTCGACGGCGTCGCGCCTCAGCCGGACTGA
- a CDS encoding VWA domain-containing protein, which yields MSLLDTHIGFVEALRSAGLPVSLAEGLDAIAALERLSWADRETVRSAYAATLVKRQPQRVTFDAVFDLYYPRMVGDGVAASRTPDASGDGVQEGVRDGGPELGRFREDLAEALESQERRARDGRTLQDLASEAVGRFGAMPGRGPGLSSWSAYTTLQRVSPHELIERLVQALLAEGMDAERAERVAGQRVGAFTALVEGDARRRIVEEKGPQHVVDVTVRPTIDRLDFAAARRADLVEMRREILPLARRLAVRLTKEQHARRRGPLDMRRTVRASISTGGVPLTTHHRPKRPHRTDLVVLCDVSGSVASFAQFTLMLVYALREEFTGVRAFTFVDDVVEVSDRFRRGSDPVEVMEALAASTAHAARFGRTNYGRAFTRFAESHADALGPRSSLLVLGDARSNYSDLGLPVLRELVSGVRQSWWLNPEHRRHWGSGDSAADTYAEVIPMSECRNLTQLGEFVHDLV from the coding sequence GTGAGCCTGCTCGACACCCACATCGGCTTCGTGGAGGCGTTGCGCTCCGCGGGCCTGCCGGTGTCGCTGGCGGAGGGGCTCGACGCGATCGCGGCCCTCGAACGACTCTCGTGGGCTGACCGGGAGACGGTGCGGTCTGCCTACGCCGCGACCCTGGTGAAGCGCCAGCCCCAACGCGTCACCTTCGACGCCGTGTTCGACCTCTACTACCCGCGCATGGTCGGGGACGGCGTCGCCGCGAGCCGTACGCCGGACGCGTCGGGCGACGGCGTGCAGGAGGGCGTCCGCGACGGCGGACCCGAGCTGGGCCGTTTCCGCGAGGACCTCGCCGAGGCGCTGGAGTCCCAGGAACGGCGGGCCCGCGACGGCCGAACGCTGCAGGACCTGGCCTCGGAGGCGGTGGGGCGGTTCGGCGCGATGCCCGGCCGCGGGCCCGGACTCTCGAGCTGGTCGGCCTACACGACGCTGCAACGGGTCAGCCCCCACGAGCTCATCGAGCGCCTCGTGCAGGCCCTGCTCGCCGAGGGCATGGACGCCGAGCGAGCCGAGCGCGTGGCCGGTCAGCGGGTGGGCGCGTTCACCGCCCTGGTCGAGGGGGACGCGCGACGTCGCATCGTGGAGGAGAAGGGTCCCCAGCACGTCGTCGACGTCACGGTGCGTCCGACGATCGACCGGCTCGACTTCGCGGCGGCGCGGCGCGCCGACCTGGTCGAGATGCGCCGCGAGATCCTGCCGCTGGCGCGACGCCTCGCGGTCCGCCTCACCAAGGAGCAGCACGCCCGTCGCCGCGGCCCCCTCGACATGCGTCGCACCGTCCGGGCCTCCATCTCGACCGGTGGGGTCCCCCTGACGACCCACCACCGGCCCAAGCGGCCCCACCGCACGGACCTCGTGGTGCTGTGCGACGTGAGCGGGTCGGTGGCGAGCTTCGCCCAGTTCACGCTGATGCTCGTCTACGCGCTGCGCGAGGAGTTCACCGGCGTACGCGCCTTCACCTTCGTCGACGACGTGGTCGAGGTGAGCGACCGGTTCCGTCGGGGCTCCGACCCGGTCGAGGTGATGGAGGCGCTGGCGGCGAGCACGGCACACGCTGCGCGTTTCGGGCGCACCAACTACGGGCGGGCCTTCACCCGCTTCGCCGAGTCCCACGCCGACGCCCTCGGGCCCCGGTCCTCGCTGCTCGTGCTGGGCGATGCCCGGTCCAACTACAGCGACCTCGGGCTGCCGGTCCTGCGTGAGCTCGTCAGCGGGGTGAGGCAGTCGTGGTGGCTCAACCCCGAGCACCGACGCCACTGGGGGAGCGGAGACAGTGCTGCGGACACCTACGCCGAGGTGATCCCCATGAGCGAGTGCCGCAACCTCACCCAGCTGGGGGAGTTCGTCCACGACCTCGTGTGA
- a CDS encoding AAA family ATPase yields the protein MSDTWFSSSDDAASRLGQAGYLADPATALTAYLAGVLEKPLLIEGPAGVGKTELAKAVARATGAGLVRLQCYEGLDEARALYEWNYKKQLLRIQASGSDQEWSETHDDIFTEEFLLTRPLLTAIRREEPTVLLIDEVDKTDVEVEGLLLELLSDFAVTIPELGTVSAVRRPFVVLTSNATRELSEAVKRRCLFLHLDYPDADRERAIVTSQVPGLDDRVAAQLVDVVSRLRELELKKAPSIAESVDWARTLIALQTDDLDEQTVAATLGVILKHSSDQARAVKELKLATTRGAG from the coding sequence GTGAGCGACACCTGGTTCTCCTCCTCCGACGATGCTGCCTCGCGCCTGGGCCAGGCCGGTTACCTCGCCGACCCGGCCACCGCACTGACGGCCTACCTCGCCGGGGTGCTCGAGAAGCCCCTCCTGATCGAGGGGCCGGCCGGCGTGGGCAAGACAGAGCTCGCCAAGGCGGTGGCCCGGGCGACAGGGGCCGGGCTCGTACGCCTGCAGTGCTACGAGGGGCTCGACGAGGCGCGGGCGCTCTACGAGTGGAACTACAAGAAGCAGCTCCTCCGCATCCAGGCCAGCGGCTCGGACCAGGAGTGGAGCGAGACCCACGACGACATCTTCACCGAGGAGTTCCTGCTCACCCGGCCGCTGCTGACCGCGATCCGTCGCGAGGAGCCGACCGTGCTGCTGATCGACGAGGTCGACAAGACCGACGTCGAGGTCGAGGGCCTGCTGCTCGAGCTCCTCAGTGACTTCGCCGTGACCATCCCCGAGCTCGGCACCGTCTCCGCCGTGCGTCGACCGTTCGTCGTACTCACCTCCAACGCCACGCGCGAGCTCTCCGAGGCAGTGAAGCGGCGTTGCCTCTTCCTCCACCTCGACTACCCCGATGCCGACCGCGAGCGCGCCATTGTCACCAGCCAGGTGCCTGGTCTCGACGACCGGGTCGCGGCGCAGCTCGTCGACGTCGTCTCCCGCCTGCGCGAGCTCGAGCTCAAGAAGGCCCCCTCGATCGCGGAGTCGGTCGACTGGGCCCGCACCCTGATCGCCCTCCAGACCGACGACCTCGACGAGCAGACGGTCGCGGCCACCCTCGGCGTCATCCTCAAGCACTCCTCCGACCAGGCGCGCGCGGTCAAGGAGCTGAAGCTCGCGACGACCCGGGGCGCCGGGTGA
- a CDS encoding calcium-binding protein: MRQELSPQGPRRDRRVINNLTALLGVTAVLSASALLVPAAASAKVPKCEGRKATIVGTKGKDVIKGTGGRDVIVALGGADRIKGGGGKDLICAGGGNDRVHGGGGLDMINGEGGDDDIFSGSGESGILDGGPGKDQIRAEADGVGAFGRGGDDILVSEAKHVLLSGDGGADDLFGSDFADHLDGGEGDDFITAEAGNDEDVDGGPGNDRIEGGPGLDILHGGEGNDHLTSGTGVAGLLYGDGGNDRVVAEDAGIGLYGGTGDDTLSTVHEGTLLQGDAGRDTITGGPHADTIDGGADDDTIAAGAGNDEDVDGGAGNDRIDGGPGLDILHGGEGDDHVSSGTGVAGLLYGDGGNDRVVAEDAGIGLYGGTGDDTLSTVHEGTLLQGDAGADKLEGGPHADVMSGGDGNDVLLAAGGNDVQVEGGDGDDSLDGGAGDDFLRAEGGTDTCSGGDGADVCHGGTPGTEENTPQDPDRCDDTTETKISCHEQGIPARFVGEFEGVSTWKWGDSVSTVKWSFRTVSEYQYSVTDCKGPEDCNYTRAIYRANDGTGSWTGTGGGESCTYSAGEPFDFMSTHVQIEEDGGPWYFLEAAGSELAEVTWVCPESSHQGVIPVVGPLRSEAEWNPETGVLSGSGFRDDGDGSGVQWTFRLTAEY; the protein is encoded by the coding sequence ATGCGACAAGAACTCAGCCCGCAGGGGCCGCGCCGTGACAGGCGCGTCATCAACAACCTCACGGCGCTCCTGGGCGTCACGGCCGTGCTCTCCGCGTCGGCCCTCCTGGTCCCCGCTGCGGCGTCCGCCAAGGTGCCCAAGTGCGAGGGCCGCAAGGCGACCATCGTCGGCACCAAGGGCAAGGACGTCATCAAGGGGACCGGCGGCCGTGACGTCATCGTCGCCCTGGGCGGTGCCGACCGGATCAAGGGCGGCGGTGGCAAGGACCTGATCTGCGCCGGCGGCGGCAACGACCGGGTGCACGGCGGTGGCGGCCTCGACATGATCAACGGCGAGGGCGGTGACGACGACATCTTCTCCGGCAGCGGGGAGAGCGGGATCCTCGACGGCGGCCCCGGCAAGGACCAGATCCGGGCGGAGGCCGATGGAGTCGGCGCCTTCGGCCGCGGCGGGGACGACATCCTCGTCTCCGAGGCCAAGCACGTCCTGCTGTCCGGCGACGGCGGCGCGGACGACCTGTTCGGCAGCGACTTCGCCGACCACCTCGACGGCGGTGAGGGCGACGACTTCATCACCGCCGAGGCGGGCAACGACGAGGACGTCGACGGCGGCCCGGGCAACGACCGCATCGAGGGCGGTCCGGGTCTCGACATCCTCCACGGGGGCGAGGGCAACGACCACCTCACCTCGGGGACCGGAGTGGCCGGGCTGCTGTACGGCGACGGGGGCAACGACCGCGTGGTCGCCGAGGACGCCGGCATCGGCCTCTACGGCGGCACGGGTGACGACACTCTCAGCACGGTCCACGAGGGCACGCTCCTCCAGGGCGATGCGGGACGCGACACGATCACCGGGGGTCCCCACGCGGACACCATCGACGGCGGCGCGGACGATGACACCATCGCTGCAGGCGCGGGGAACGACGAGGACGTCGACGGGGGCGCCGGCAACGACCGGATCGACGGTGGACCGGGTCTGGACATCCTGCACGGGGGCGAGGGCGACGACCACGTCAGCTCGGGGACCGGCGTGGCCGGGTTGCTGTACGGCGACGGGGGCAACGACCGTGTGGTCGCCGAGGACGCCGGCATCGGCCTCTACGGCGGCACGGGCGATGACACCCTCAGCACGGTCCACGAGGGGACGCTCCTCCAGGGCGACGCCGGTGCGGACAAGCTCGAGGGTGGTCCGCACGCAGACGTGATGAGTGGCGGCGACGGCAACGACGTACTCCTCGCAGCCGGCGGCAACGACGTCCAGGTCGAGGGCGGCGACGGCGACGACTCGCTGGACGGTGGTGCCGGAGACGACTTCCTGCGCGCCGAGGGCGGCACCGACACGTGCTCAGGGGGCGACGGGGCCGACGTCTGCCACGGCGGAACCCCCGGCACCGAGGAGAACACACCGCAGGACCCCGACAGGTGCGACGACACCACCGAGACGAAGATCTCCTGTCACGAGCAGGGCATCCCGGCCAGGTTCGTCGGGGAGTTCGAGGGTGTCTCCACGTGGAAGTGGGGCGACTCGGTCTCCACGGTGAAGTGGAGCTTCCGCACGGTCTCGGAGTACCAGTACTCCGTCACCGACTGCAAGGGACCCGAGGACTGCAACTACACCCGGGCCATCTATCGCGCCAACGACGGCACGGGCTCGTGGACGGGCACCGGCGGCGGCGAGAGCTGCACCTACTCCGCAGGTGAGCCGTTCGACTTCATGAGCACCCACGTCCAGATCGAGGAGGACGGTGGTCCCTGGTACTTCCTGGAGGCCGCCGGGTCGGAGCTGGCGGAGGTGACGTGGGTCTGCCCGGAGAGCAGCCACCAGGGCGTCATCCCGGTCGTGGGCCCGCTGCGGTCCGAGGCGGAGTGGAACCCAGAGACCGGAGTGCTGTCGGGCTCCGGCTTCCGCGACGACGGCGACGGGTCCGGCGTCCAGTGGACCTTCCGCCTCACCGCGGAGTACTGA
- a CDS encoding RDD family protein codes for MSATTDPHFYQREGAGPAIAEAEVWQRAVARLVDHVGVAVVLMVVLLPLGLGAAVLGGAAGFLAGVVSAVVSAGVTLGYFAVLESRDGQTLGKRLLGLRVVDEVGGTPSLSATLRRNCWTALGVLAVVPVVGGLVGSVAMLVAVVTILLGITQDSVTRRGWHDTLAGTRVVRAR; via the coding sequence ATGTCCGCCACCACCGACCCCCACTTCTACCAGCGTGAGGGCGCCGGCCCCGCCATCGCAGAGGCGGAGGTCTGGCAGCGGGCCGTCGCCCGCCTGGTCGACCATGTCGGCGTCGCCGTGGTCCTGATGGTCGTGCTCCTCCCGCTCGGGCTCGGCGCTGCCGTCCTGGGGGGAGCCGCCGGCTTCCTGGCGGGGGTCGTCTCCGCCGTGGTGTCCGCGGGGGTGACCCTCGGCTACTTCGCCGTGCTGGAGTCACGCGACGGGCAGACGCTCGGCAAGCGACTGCTGGGGCTGCGGGTCGTCGACGAGGTCGGCGGCACGCCCTCGCTCAGCGCGACCCTGCGCCGCAACTGCTGGACAGCGCTGGGAGTCCTGGCGGTCGTGCCGGTCGTCGGCGGACTGGTGGGCAGCGTGGCCATGTTGGTTGCCGTCGTCACGATCCTGCTCGGGATCACGCAGGACTCCGTGACCCGTCGCGGCTGGCACGACACGCTCGCCGGCACCCGGGTGGTGAGGGCGCGATGA
- a CDS encoding TrmB family transcriptional regulator, translating into MSFDSDHRALFESEASPLYEEIVLTGRLSAGDARIVPGGELAAAFELLREIGLVTRRDDSDDWVAVDPAAVQAQVVAPLGQQGAELIAESAHWAQAFTTLTHAWRRSPNTSGEQFTSIRGGETISGFVASLVSEAEEELLTAQPQNRRNIKGLADVVNREISVLRRGVRMRTLYQHAARRSSDTRKYVVLVSAEGAEVRTLDEFFNRLIVVDRRIAVIPSHEGLDTATVIREPSMVAYLVDMFERHWERARPFASGESSLTQDIAAEQRAMTIRMLLEGRPDPAGATRLGVSPRTYAGYVADLKAEFDAETRFQLGYAMGKLGISGREIEQLPRRAR; encoded by the coding sequence ATGAGTTTCGATTCGGATCATCGGGCTCTGTTCGAGTCCGAGGCGAGCCCGCTCTACGAGGAGATCGTCCTGACGGGGCGCCTCTCTGCCGGCGATGCGCGCATCGTGCCGGGGGGAGAGCTCGCCGCCGCCTTCGAGCTCCTGCGCGAGATCGGGCTCGTGACACGTCGTGACGACTCCGACGACTGGGTGGCGGTCGACCCCGCCGCCGTGCAGGCGCAGGTCGTGGCCCCCCTGGGCCAGCAGGGCGCCGAGCTCATCGCCGAGTCGGCCCACTGGGCGCAGGCGTTCACCACGCTGACCCACGCCTGGCGACGCTCCCCCAACACCTCGGGCGAGCAGTTCACCAGCATCCGCGGGGGCGAGACGATCTCGGGGTTCGTGGCCTCGCTGGTGTCCGAGGCCGAGGAGGAGCTGCTGACCGCCCAGCCCCAGAACCGGCGCAACATCAAGGGGCTCGCCGACGTGGTCAACCGCGAGATCAGTGTCCTGCGACGGGGGGTGAGGATGCGCACGCTCTACCAGCATGCTGCGCGCCGCAGCTCCGACACCCGCAAGTACGTCGTGCTCGTCTCGGCCGAGGGCGCCGAGGTGCGCACTCTTGACGAGTTCTTCAACCGCCTCATCGTCGTCGACCGGCGCATCGCCGTGATTCCGAGCCACGAAGGATTGGACACGGCGACGGTCATCCGGGAGCCGTCGATGGTGGCCTACCTCGTCGACATGTTCGAGCGTCACTGGGAGCGCGCCCGGCCCTTCGCCAGCGGCGAGTCCTCACTCACCCAGGACATCGCGGCCGAGCAGCGTGCGATGACGATCAGGATGCTGCTGGAGGGTCGCCCGGACCCCGCGGGCGCCACCCGGCTGGGCGTCAGTCCGCGCACCTACGCCGGCTATGTCGCTGACCTGAAGGCGGAGTTCGACGCCGAGACGCGCTTCCAGCTCGGCTACGCGATGGGCAAGCTGGGGATCTCCGGCCGCGAGATCGAGCAGCTCCCTCGCCGGGCCCGTTGA